In the Colias croceus chromosome 25, ilColCroc2.1 genome, CACGATTCaaatataccaaaatcgtcggcttaatccatgacgtgacggccaagacgcgaccttgaaattctactctcaacgcgcctaaagaagtttcacttcaaaattaatCATAAGTACAATACAAACCTTTCAAGTGAGCTATAGTACAAATTGCGAAACACAGAGATTGGTGTTTAGGCCAATCCTCATCCTTATGTTTTTGGTTACAATAGAATAGTAGGTTACAAAACTTGCAGGGCACTCTCGTTATCAAATCTTTGTTGCAAACATGACAGATGTTTGGCAGAAATACTGTCCGAAAGctgtatttgtaaacaaaatcgtcgttttcatttattttatatgtatttgaattttgttttgACTTATTCTGCGTTTGTGATTCTTTCGATCGCTTCTTTGTTTTTTCGACATCAACtgaatcttttattttaactttagcttGCATGCTATTCGGCGGtttatctttttcttttttgtagtCGTCCTTATTCGATGATGCAGGAATGTTTGGTTGGCCTAATAAGTTTTTTGGCTGCGATACAGGATGTtcttttgcatttttttctTGCCTATCTTCTTCAGGTTCTGTTATACTTATTTCAGGATTTGGTAATGTTGGTTTCTTTGTTTCTACGTTTTCGTACACTTCTTTGGCGATCAtttcaaatgttttgttaATGTCTTCGTTGCTTGATGTTAAAGCGTCTTCAAAATTTTCAATGGGCTCGTAATAAACTTCAAATGCTGAAGAGGAATCTGGTTGAACCTCAGTTTCATCCGTGTTTCCTGTAGATTGCTGTTTCTCTTTTTTCTGTGTGTTTTCGGATTTAGTATCTTTATCTTTCGAAGATGTATCTTGAGTATCTTTCTTTGCCTCAGTAGCACTGTTACTTGAAGAAGCAGTTGTTGTACTAGACGCTTGTTCGGTCGCACCTTTTTTGCCTTTTTTCTTCGATTTCCCTTTCTTATCTTTTCTCGCAGGACATACTGGAGGCGAGCAAGGGCTTTCTGGAACTTCTTCATTCAGTATATCAACATTCTTTGAACCGACATTGGCCgatgtaatattttctaatgCGGTATCGATAGGAGCGGTAGCTGGATTATGTAAACTTTCTTGTTTAACATCCACtgatttattttcaacttCTATTTCAGCCTTTTCAATAGCTGTTAACTCAGCTAATGATTTTTCGATAGATAATTTTAACTCTTCCATTACTAGCGTTTCGTCAACTTTTTCAGCTGGgataggtatatttttgtcTTCAGTCTTTAAATCACTAATCTTTAATTCAGTTACTTCTACATCTAAAGGATCCATTTGCGACCTCACTTCAGGAGATTCGCCTGAACCTTCAACAACTGGCACTGACATAAAAATTGGAATTCCAAGTCTTACTTCATCGGGAGAATGGATTTCTTGAATTACAGTATTGTTGTTACTATCAAACTGTTGTTGACTACTCGAGCGAGGATAATGGATGAAATCGGGTGTAATATTTGTATCTTCTAGTTGTTCAGTTTTTGGTTCATTTTGTGAAGAGACATTTATAGTAACGCTGGGAGTCTTTTCACCATCGCTGTGTTCTGAAATTGATTTTGCAgatctttttttctttctcGATGGTCGAACCTCTGTAAATGAAGTATTTTCAGACTCTTTCATTTGTTCCTGTTCTGTCTGTGGCGCTGTTTGTGGAGATTCAAAGactttttctatatttacagttttgtcacatttttctttttcagtaTCAGCAGGCCCAATAATCACGTTTTGTAATGATGGTTCAGTCTGTTTAATGTTATTAGTTGTTTCTAAACTCTCACTTTTAGTTTGTATTAGTACATTATCATCTTTCTTTACACTTTCCAACCCAGGAAGAGAACTCTGATCGATTTGAGCATCTCCAGGTGttgaattattatcaatatttgttgatgtttttatattcttgttcttatgttttttatcaacAGGCTTAGCAATTTTTGCTTTTGGCTTAGGGCTTGCTTCCTTAGACACTTCACTTGTTTCAGTTGTAGGTTTTACTTCACACATTTCCTGCAAAAATTCAACAGTTTCTCCTTGTGGCTTTTTATTATCTTCATCATGTTCTATTACTGCGGGTGAATGTTTtctgtgttttttatttttcttcttattttttgCTTGCTGAATTTCTTCTACTTTCTCCTCGCATTTTTCTATCACAACTTCTGGTAAACTATCATTATTTTGTGATTCAGGTCTCACTGTTTCCTCTTGTGAATCACCTGGTTCCAATAATTGTTGGAAAGCAGAAATACATGTGACGTCTTCAGTTTTAGCGGAATCAGCCGGATGCTTCTTTTTCTTATGTTTCTTTTTCGGTGTACTCTCTGGAGTCTGTGGAATTGAATCGCTTTTAGtagatatttcaatatttacttCGCTTTCTGTTTTCACTGGTTCAGTGATTTCTTCTGTAATACATTTTTCAGtttgtttcttctttttctttttgcgCTTCGCTGTTTCAGGTTTCATTTGATTTTCCACATCACTACTTGCTTCCATTGATGGCTCAGTAACATTTAAAGTATTATCTGTAGACTTTTCTTGGTTGTCAGGTATTTTTTGTTCGTCAAATAATTCATCTTGCTTTTTCTTTTTACGCTTCTTTCTTTTAGGCTTCACAGGAGTTTCGCTAGGTGCGCCTGTGGTAACATTTTCTTCCGTTGCTGGTACATTTTCACATGGAATAGCTTCAACACTCGTTTGTTCACTTTGTTTATCTTCACATTTTACTTGTTCTTCTTTAGTCACTTCAATTTTATCACTTATTTCACTAGTTACATTTTGCGTTGGCAAAACATTCGCATTTTTGGCACGGttcttatttttacttttctttgtgttcatttttatatttcgtaCACGAGTACAGACAGTTAAATATTCTAACTGTACGCAGAAAAACGTCCGAACATTTCTAAAATCGAATTACGTCTAATCGAATTGTGTGTCATTCGTTATTCTTGTCTTGAATTTCGCATGTATGTACTAGAAAATGTCACGGCATGGGCTGTGGTGCAATTTGAACTTATTGTTATCGTGTTAGGGTTTATTTCTGTATGTGGGTCAGTAAATTTAAGATGTGTCAAGGAAGCATAGCTTGCCAAAAGTGCATTCTAGGGTTAGTTACGGGTTTATAAATAGAGTGCATCTACCTACTGAAGCACTGGGTTCAATACTTTGTATATAAGATACTTAAGAATATACATCATATAGCTATGACATAATGAGATGAATTGATTAGTTTCGAAGCAGGATTAAATTTGCAACacgaaagaaagaaataataataattacaagtatagttaaataaatcgTGATGCAGAACTGAGTGTAgctaattatataatactagcggtccgccccggcttcgcccgtggtacatatttcgcaataaaaagtagcctatgttctttctcagggtctaaagattatctgtgccaaatttcatcaaaatcggtccagtagtttatgcgtgaaaaccatacatacatacaaacctttactctttattatattagtatagattttaatataagtcgattataacaaataaaaataattaatttttcatgagtaaaaataacataacaacacttaaacaaaattgtttttccCCGTCTTCTTGTTTCTCTGCTAAAACCTTCTGAACTAAGTATTAacggataaaaaaatatttttcatccaCATTTAGACATGAGATtgatcaataaatatttggtGTTAAAGTATCATaagaatttagttttattcgTTAAGAGTAAAttgatacaatttttaatgagatagatatatatgtcgtggtcatatcgtagatttgatcatttcatgatatgagtggccatttcacgaaatggtcgcatatcgtgaaatggccaacatagtttgatcagatcgttaaatcgtcaacgtttcacgatttggtcatccacatttggccagatcgtataaaatataaagagtccataaaatattaaaaaatttcagaataactaatattctaaaaacttgtttaatgttatttaagttagtgccgccgcagcggccggcgaatgccagaagcggatcgctttttaaaaaacaaacaattatatctaataagtaatatagtagtagtttcttaaattattttatttaagtcgcatttattcttaaatacatataagatatccacattttccatagtactcgtacctcttcgtcgtaaattctttgctatgactttcttcataatattgttattaaacgaattatgaagtttttaactgcgaataatttaattttcaccagcggccgccatcttatcacataaacacagagcttgcagcgcctctaccaacgattaatgtaactattttacgatatgatcaaataattttgatcatttcatgaaaaaaccgtgcgttaattggccatatcgtgaaacgatttcttatcattgatctgcccaaaccacatcatgatgtggccaaactaaattggccatttcacgatatgcgaccatttcgtgaaatggccactcatatcatgaaatgatcaaatctacgatatgaccacgacatataaattaccaaaatattatttaataataatacaacaaTATTGACGCGTGTTTAATAAACgtgtttcaaataaaaataacatattgcACATTATTAAATCTCCCCATTCAGTGAATTAAACATAAACCAGATTATAATACcgaaaattattacaataatccaacacaaaagtatataaatctgattttttttttcactttttgaCAGGCGCACTTAACTTTgacaaaagaataaaatattacaataaaatctgACACAATCTTTGACCCCCTTACTTGCCGGTCAAGCGTGATCTGATAAGAGAATTTTGCCAAGGAATTGTCAGTTTTATGTGAAGATAAAAAGAGCTATATTAGAATAGCAGAGCTTGTAATTTGATCGAGTGGCCCCCGTTTTAAAATGCTAATGAAGAAGGGTTGGAACACCCTTGAAAGAGTCAAAGAGATgatgcaaaatattatatttttaaacaactaTTGTTGTTGTATTTTTGTGATCAAatcttttctattttgaatAAGATCGTTTATCTGAATTCTGACTCGAATTCTCGAATattctatataatttaatttataacatagttttcatcaaaatccgtcaataattgataataattagatactgttttttaatattcactaACATTAGCTTATAAATAGTTTACTCTAACATTAATTGATCTATGTCAtcttattgtttaaataaataaataataaaaaaaataggaaaCGTTTCCTTTGAGCGTATGCAAATCTACAAATTGCAATAACACAGACACAGCAACACGAGATATAATTCTAATTTCTAGTGACTATAACTGTTAAGAATTATTGAATTCAAAACGATTATTTCTACATTCATATAATACGTGTAtctataactttattttctttactacgactgaatattttatttctttctgtACATGTATGtacgtttatattttttcatgcgTTTAAAATAGGGAACTTTTCTTCCTACTTTTTATTctaattgattattatcaataaGTAATTTCTAGCTCTTAGGCTAACACGTAACATGTCCCCAACTGTAGGGAGATAAAAGACACTGGGTAAACTAATTATAACTGCGCAAAGCGGAACAAAATGGCTGTGTAGGTATGGAAAAAGAACCTTCTGTGcatcttttttgtaatttttttattttaaaaataaatttgaatccAAAATAACTTTACTATATAAAGGAAATTATAGTtcgattttattcaaatttaatctttacaCTAATACTTACTACTTTAAATGCAATTccttatgtatttataatatgttcatgcttataaataaacaaaatgaccGATTTTTATAAGTTACAAGCGCGAGCGGTCGGTTTGTAACCACAATTCTGACAATAAATGTTTCAATTCATTTTCACCTCGCtgcacccgtggtacatatttactttttctctacataagaaccatcctcgtacttcaaggaatattaaaaaaaatgtgtacgtgtactagtgtactcacgtaagaaatgaaacataaagaagtttaagaccttatttttcaaaaaataatttactatatgcaactttacagaaatacgtcgtcgaatcacgcgtggtagggataagaaaaagatggcgcgtaacggaaaaatgtcacgcgtaacgaaaaaatgttacactaattttttttttttttttttttttttttttttcatagtaAACCTAGCAATAGGGCAGGCGACTCACTTGGTGGTAGGTGATAGACGCCGCCCATGACTATCACAGCGTTGGGATCACTGCAATCGTATTGCCGGCTTTAAGGTGGAAGTTGGTTTTTCAGGAAGGTGTAGGCTCTTTGTTTGAAGGTTCCCATGTCGTATTGGTTGGGGAACACGGAAGGTGGTAAATTGTTCCACAAGAGTGTAGCACGGGGTAGGAAATGACGTGCAAAACGCACGGTTGTCGAGCGCCATGCATCCAGGTGGTGTGGATGATATTTTTGCTTGTATCGGGCTGTGCGGTGGTGGAATTGTGCAGGTGGAATTAAGGCAAATAATTCCTCAGAACACTCCCCGTTGTATATGCGGTAAAATACGCACAGAGACGCAACATCGCGCCTCAAAGCCAGGGGATCCAGCCGATCGGTGAGCTCAGGTAGATCGACAATGCGGCAGGCACGACGCTGAAGGCGGTCAAAAGGAAGTAACTGATACTGGGGTGCTCCAGCCCATAGGTGAGAGCAGTACTCCATGTGTGGCCGAACTTGTGCCTTGTAGAGTAGTAGGCGATGAGCTGGCGTGAAGTACTGTCTCGCTCTAGCAAGCACCCCAAGTTTCTTTGAGGCTAATTTAGCCTTGTCTTCCAGATGACCGCGGAACTGTACGTCACTCGCAATGTCGATACCGAGAATTCCGATACAAGGCGTGGCTTTGAGAGGAGTGCTCTGGAATGTAGGTGACACTGCAAAAGACCTCTTTTTAGCTGAGAATACGCAAACTTGCGTCTTTGAGGGGTTAAACTGGACAAGATTGTTTTGACCCCATATTGAGACTTCTTCAAGAGATTTCTCAATTTTAGACACAAGTTGCTTCCGATGCTCTTCCACTTGGTCCTGAGAGAGATTTGCAAGACCGGTATATGCGGCGTCGCCCGTGCTATCATCGGCATAACAATGTATATCACGTACTTGCAACATATCATTGATATGCAAAAGGAATAGCGTCGGCGACAGCACGcacccctgtggaacaccagcGTTCACAGGCAAGGATTCTGAGCATGTTCCGTCGACAACGACCTTAATGCTTCGTGCCTTGAGAAAGCTGGCTATCCATTTGCATAATCTCTCAGGTAGTCCGTATGAAGGCAGCTTGGAGAGGAGCCCCTTATGCCACACCCGATCGAACGCTTTGGCCACATCTAGACTAACTGCCATGGCTTCCCCCTTACTCTCAATTGCAGATGCCCATCGATGGGTCAGATAAACTAAAAGATCACCAGCCGAGCGATTTCGACGGAAACCGTACTGGTGGTCGCTTAACAGCTGGTGATCCTCTAGATACTGTAACACCTGGGAATTAATGATGGATTCCATCACTTTTGAGAATAAGGAGGTAACCGCGATCGGCCTGTAGTTTTTCGGGTCGGAGCGAGTGCCTTTCTTCGGCACAGGGTGTATCAGGGCGGTCTTCCAAGTGCTTGGGACTATACTGGAAGTGTAAGAGCATCGAAACAGACGCGTAAGGATTGGAGCTAATTCGGGAGCACAAGATTTAAGAACTATTGCAGGGATTCCGTCTGGCCCATTCGATTTATTGATATCGAGTGAAAGAAGAGTTCTACGTACGGCGCGTTGTGTGAATTTTACGTCAGCCATTTTGCTGTTGCAGTATGGGATGGTGGGTGGAACTCTTCCTTCATCATTCAGGGTCGAATTCGACGCAAAGAGTGTGGCCAACGTATCGGCTTTCTCGTTTGCAGTGTGGGCCAGAGTATCGTCATCCCTACGTAAAGGAGGAAAGGATGACTTGCAAAAGTTCCCCTGAACGGCTTTGGCAAGTGACCAAAAGGCACGTGTACCTGAGGGGTAGCGCGCAAGTCTTTCGCCGATTCTCCTGACGAACTCTGCTTTGGCTTTTTGGATGTTCTTCTTGTACTGTCGGGAGGCAGCATTAAACCTTTTTTTGAGATCCTTAGCATTAGAGTCCTTTCTTGCTATGGCTTTAACCCAGGCCTGAAAACATTcctgtttaaattttttttccaaccccgataaagaagtttcacttcaataaaaaattagttaatgaaatcggttcagccgttctcgagttatgcgcttaccaacacattttgccattcatttttatatgataGATTTTTTTGCATATCGGTAGTTCTGAGAATAGTTTTTCAACAATTTTTAACACCTCTAAGTAATAAGGATGCCAGCTCTATTATTCACATGATGtgctctacataatataatttattaattcattacTAGCTATTTTACCCACATCTTCTTAAGAGTTTTCAATCTAAGAAACCTAAATCACTTTCTAATCACCTTACATACATCAAAAagatcaatttacatgttgaatttgatattttttttaggtattcaaatccatactaatattataaatgcgaaagtaactctgtctgtctgtctgttactcaatcacgaccaatttgcatgaaatttggtatagagatattttgatacccgagaaaagacataggataggttttatcccggaaatcccacgggaaccggaactatgcgggtttaaCTTTGACTGcccgggcgatgccgcgggtagAAAGCTAGTGCTTTAtaaaaagaatagaaaaaaaaagaattgccGCCTCGTTGTCGATTTTttctatctatatattttttttaaatctttattaaaaagagCCGTTTCCACTGTTAACTACAGTAGCATATGTCAGGCGCGTGCCGCCCTACAATACGAGCAGAACAATGTTGTTGCGCATTTCGGTGTCATTGCgtgacaaacatacaaaaaatgtatCGAATTGCAATCTCGCTCGTAATATTGTGTTATCGCGAAAATGGTAGGAGCCATATGTTTGGGTTTAGTGAGCCGTGAGTCTGTTGTTATGGTCTATGTTAGGTATTACATGTTTTGAAAAGCTATACTA is a window encoding:
- the LOC123703302 gene encoding ankyrin repeat domain-containing protein 12, translating into MNTKKSKNKNRAKNANVLPTQNVTSEISDKIEVTKEEQVKCEDKQSEQTSVEAIPCENVPATEENVTTGAPSETPVKPKRKKRKKKKQDELFDEQKIPDNQEKSTDNTLNVTEPSMEASSDVENQMKPETAKRKKKKKKQTEKCITEEITEPVKTESEVNIEISTKSDSIPQTPESTPKKKHKKKKHPADSAKTEDVTCISAFQQLLEPGDSQEETVRPESQNNDSLPEVVIEKCEEKVEEIQQAKNKKKNKKHRKHSPAVIEHDEDNKKPQGETVEFLQEMCEVKPTTETSEVSKEASPKPKAKIAKPVDKKHKNKNIKTSTNIDNNSTPGDAQIDQSSLPGLESVKKDDNVLIQTKSESLETTNNIKQTEPSLQNVIIGPADTEKEKCDKTVNIEKVFESPQTAPQTEQEQMKESENTSFTEVRPSRKKKRSAKSISEHSDGEKTPSVTINVSSQNEPKTEQLEDTNITPDFIHYPRSSSQQQFDSNNNTVIQEIHSPDEVRLGIPIFMSVPVVEGSGESPEVRSQMDPLDVEVTELKISDLKTEDKNIPIPAEKVDETLVMEELKLSIEKSLAELTAIEKAEIEVENKSVDVKQESLHNPATAPIDTALENITSANVGSKNVDILNEEVPESPCSPPVCPARKDKKGKSKKKGKKGATEQASSTTTASSSNSATEAKKDTQDTSSKDKDTKSENTQKKEKQQSTGNTDETEVQPDSSSAFEVYYEPIENFEDALTSSNEDINKTFEMIAKEVYENVETKKPTLPNPEISITEPEEDRQEKNAKEHPVSQPKNLLGQPNIPASSNKDDYKKEKDKPPNSMQAKVKIKDSVDVEKTKKRSKESQTQNKSKQNSNTYKINENDDFVYKYSFRTVFLPNICHVCNKDLITRVPCKFCNLLFYCNQKHKDEDWPKHQSLCFAICTIAHLKEQKFIYGAAKNITGQDYRLLRMQVIMSCEKMLKRKLLPWEQEALLYPRICSNTACREWRQGYLTDCRGCGQVAFCTDHPEHLPVSHQRWCKSYALYQKLVRYQQTKGRLEPCLPSKVMTESYVIPEKINEVLASLYEEKIEMDDIQYATLTQIASAPLTTAYGYQMCRKNANGLNKRSTFSIHIVGAELQFEADVLNKWERFFLHLRPDIKDLRIVLISPNLNPSNLPLDLLRNVKLCEQCRSNNRRLLFGFEDKKTYLDYYTSEDFIHPDIVCAFNPSIERSSIYNGKDPWPATLKCVAKLKTPLLITAFTLDELNRDLSRVQKYSFDVLTEPKYNNFASIRPDRNFITDDETPLLFKNYCFSVVCGV